Part of the Arthrobacter gengyunqii genome is shown below.
TCGGCCGCAATAAGCCGTCTGTTCTGGGCCGCGGTGTCCTGTTTCACCACGCCTACGGTGCAGAAGATTCCCAGCATGATCAACGGGATCAGCAGGGGACCGGCCAGATCCATGAGAGTGGAATTGCCGGCAACGATCAGCGGCGTCCAGACCACCAGCAGAGTACCGGCAAAGCTCAGCAGCCCTCCGAGCCAGCGTGCGGCTCCGGACCAGGCGAGCCAAAAAACGGGGAAAACGCACAGCAGGCTCAAACCGGTGACCGAGTTTCGCCCGCCGGTGTATAGCCCGGAAATCGCCGCGAAGTCCAGCAGGGGAATGAGCCAGTACGCGGGGATGAACAGGCGGTCCCAAGGCACGGCAGCGGCCGCCACCGAAGCAATGGCCAGCACACCCAAGCCCAGCTGGAACTGGTCCTGGCGGAACGTCTCCGGACTGACCACAGCCATCAGCGGCAACGCGATCAGGACTGAAAGCACCAGCGGCAGCTGGCTCAGGGCCACCCGCAGCCGCAGCGATAATTCATGGAATTCATGGTGAATGCCCAACAGCGCCAAGATGCGGCGCTCAAAATTCAACAAAAATGGACCCCCGGAATCCTTATAGCTATAGCAGTGATTATAGGGGCGAGCCTGTAGTATCACTGGTTAGGGGAGCGGGTTATCAGAAGGTCTCGCAGGACGGAAAATTACAGCCGTATGGAAACACAGCGCGTTGCAGTCATCATCGAGGACGACAAGGATATCCGCGACCTATTAAACGCGGTATTGGAGCAGTCCGGTTTTAAGGTATTCACCAGTCCCAATGGGGCTGAAGGTGTGGAAGCCGTCCGGACGCACAATCCCACCGTCGTTACGCTGGATCTCGGCCTGCCGGACATCGACGGCTTTGAAGTGATCCGCCAGGTGCGCCTGTTCTCCGACGCCTACATTGTCATGCTGACCGCCCGAGCCGAGGAACTCGACACCCTCATGGGCCTGGAGGCCGGGGCCGATGACTACATCACCAAGCCCTTCCGCCCGCGTGAACTGCGCGCCCGCATCTCCGCGATGCTGCGCCGCCCCCGCGGCAGCGAGGAAAACGCGACAACGGCTCCCCAGCCCGCCGTGCCCGACGCTGCCGGGGCCTCCGCAGAGTCGACGACCCCTACGGCTCCAGCAGCTGCCGCTCCCGTGCAAACCGAAATCACAGAGGCCGGCCATTTTCGGCACAACGGGCTGAGCCTGGACTTCGGTAGCCGGACCACAGAAGTGGACGGCACACCGGTGGAACTGACCCGCACCGAATTTGAACTGCTCCACGCCGTGCTGGAAAGCGGACGCCGGGTCCGCACCAAGACTGACCTGGTGCGCCGGCTACGCGGCGACGAGTACGACGCCGGCGGGTTCATCAGCGAGGCTGACGAACGCACCGTTGAAGTTCACGTGGGCAACGTCCGCCGCAAGCTCGGGGACGACTCCCGTTCTCCGCGTTGGCTGGAAACGGTCCGCGGCGTCGGCTATCGGTTGGCTCCGGCGCGCTAGGAACGCTTTTCCGGTCAGTTAGTCGGTGTCAGTGCCGCCGTCAGCCGTTCCAGTCCGTAGCTAAAGGCCCGCTCCAAATCGCCGTCGAGCCTGAAGGCTCCGGCCAACTCCATGCTGATGAAGCCCGTGGCCCACGCCGTGACAAGCCGCGCGGCGTCCAGCGCCTGCGCGCACCCCACCAGGTCCTCAGTTACCCGCAGCAGGGGTGCGCTGATCCGCTCCGGAGCCGCCGGATCGCCAACAGTGAAGAGGATCAGGCGGAAGCCCTCCGGGTTGTCCTGCGCAAATCCGCGGTAGGTGCGTGCCATTCCCGCGAGCGTGGGTTCCGCGGATGCCAGCCGGTCCGCGAGCTCATCCACAGTGGACTTAGCGATGAGTTCTATCAGCGTGTCCCGGTCCTTCACCCGCTTGTATAACGACGGCGCCCGCACCCCCACCCGCTGTGCCACCGCCTGCATGGTGACACGGGAGAGCCCTTCACTCTCCAGGATGGAACATCCCGCAGCTACAATCTCGGCCAGCGACGTGCGCTCAGGTGTCGGCACAGGTGTCCTTTCATCATGGCTATTGACATTAGCCATGATGGCTAAGTATCGTAGCTATTCCTATCACATTCTGATTCCTGAAGGAGTCTCCCCATGAAGCTCGGCCCCCACCTGCATCGCATCGGAAATGACATCGTGGCCGCCTACCTCGTGGACACCGCGGACGGCATCACGGTGATCGATGCCGGGTTGCCCGGGCACTGGAAGGAACTGCTGGCGGAGCTGGATGCCATGGGCCGCAGCCTCGCGGACATCCGCGGCGTGGTGCTGACCCACGGGGACAGCGACCACATCGGCTTTGCGGAGCGGCTGCGGCGAGACCACGGCGTTCCCGTCTACGTTCACGCCGCCGACGCCGAGAGGGCCCGCGGCGGAAAGAAGCCCAAACTGAGCATGGGGCCCTCGCGGCTGCGCGTCGTCGCCGGGTTCCTGCTGTATTCGATGGGCAAGAGCGGCTGGCGCACCAACTATCTCACCGTGGTGACCGAAGTGGCCGACGGCGACGTGCTGGCACTGCCCGGAGCTCCGAGGGTTCTCTCTCTGCCGGGGCACTCGCCCGGGAGTATCGCGGTGCACGTACCCGCCGCAAACGCCGTGTTTGTCGGTGACGCGCTGACCACTCGCAGCGTGCTGACCGGAAAGATCGGCCTGCAGCCGGCTCCCTTCACCGATGACCCGGAGCTGGCCCTGGAATCGCTGGGCGGGCTCTCCGGCGTCGACGCCGTGTGGGTGCTGCCCGGGCACGGTGCACCGTGGCGGGGAAACCCTGCCGGGGTGCAGGACGCCGTGCGGGCGGCCGCGGAGACAGAGGATGCCGGAAACTAAGCCTCGACGGTCTTACAGGGCGGTTATCGGCGTCAGCGACGGCGCATGCGGCAGGGACACTGTAAACGCGGATCCCACCCCGGGCTCGCTCACCAGGGTGATGGTGCCGCCGTGGGCCTCCACAATGTTCTTGGAAATGGCCAGGCCCAGGCCGGCGCCGGGAATGCCCGCCTGCCGCACGGCGCCGGTGCGGAAGAACTTGGTGAACAGCTCCTTCTGGTCCTGCTCGCTCATGCCCATTCCGGTGTCCCGGACCTCCAGGCAGGTGCAGGTGCCGTCGGTCCAGGCACTCACTGTGACGGTGCCGCCGTCGGGCGAGTATTTGATCGCGTTGGAGAGCAGGTTGTCCAGCACCTGGGCCAGCCGCACCGGATCCGCCTGCACCGCCAGCGCGGGAGCGCAGCTGGTGGTCAGCTCCACGCCGGCGGCGGCGGCCCGCGGGGCGGCAGCGCGCAGGCTCGTGGAGATCAGCTCGGCCACGGCCACCGGCTGGGCATCCACGGACACGCTGCCCGATGCGGCGGCGAGCAGGTCCGAGACCAGGAGCAGCAGCCGTTCACTGTTGCGCTGGGCCACTGAGATTGCATGCGGAATGGTGCCGGTCAGGCCCAGGTCCTCGGCCTCGTCCTGGGCCAGGTCCAGGTAGCCCATGATCGAGGTCAGGGGAGTGCGAAGCTCATGGGAGACACTGGAGACGAAGTCGTCCTTGGCCCGCAGCGCATCGGCGAGGGCGGTGATGTCATGGAAGGCGATCACTGCACCGTGGAACCCGTACTCGTTGCGCAGGATGCGCGCCGAGCAGGAGAGCGCCACCTGGTTTTCCGGCGGTCCGGCCCAGAGCAGCACGTCCTGAAAGGATTCGCCCTGCTTGGCGCGGGCAATGGGCCGCCGGTCCGGCGGCAGCGCAGTGGTGCGGTCCGCGGCGAAGAACAGCAGGTCCGCCTCCTGGGTATGCTTCCTGCCCGGCGGCCGGAGCCTGTCATCCAGGCCCTCCATGGCACTGTTCTTGTGCACGGCGGCACCGGTGGCACCCACCACCAGCACGCCGACGTCGATCGCGTTCAGGACACCGTCCAGCAGTTCGGAGCGCTCCGTGCTCTGGCGCAGGGCGTTTTCCAGCTGTTCATCCTTGGCTGCCAGTGCTGCCTGCTGGTCAGCCATGTCCCTGCGCATTACGGTGACCGTCACGGCCACGGCCAGGGTGACCAGCGGGCCGAGGATCGGTGCGGCGAGCCGCTGACCCGTGACAGGAAACTCCGAGGCGAACACTGGATTCCAGACAATCGCCAGCGGACCGATAAAACTGAGGATCCGGGCGCCGGCTGCGGATACCCGGGACCAGGACAGCCAGAACACCGGAAAGATGGCCAACAGGTAAATGCCCATGGCCAGCCCGATGCTGCCGGCGTAGAGGAACCCGATGGCGGCGAAGTCCAGGATCGGCAGGATCCAGTAGGAGGGATACCAGAGCCGGTCCCAGGGAACGACGGCGGTGGCCACCGTGATCACAGCCAGCAGCGCCAGCCCGGTCTGGAACAGCGGCCGGGTCAAGATTTCCGGCAGCAGCGTGGCAAAAATGAGGCAGAGCAGGGCAACCGTGATGACCAGCGGCGCCTGGCTGATCCGAACCCGCTGGGCCAGGGACAATTCGTGGAAATCCCGGCCGGAACGCAGCGAAGCGAGCATGCGTGCGGAGAGCCGTGACATGGTGATGAACTCTCCCCCTGGTAAGCGAACTGCTTGGCTTCCAGCGTACCCGGCTCCGACGTGGAGTTTCACCGGAGGACGGTGGTTCTGTCAGTCCAGGTCAGTCCAGGGACGCGAGCAGGCAGGGCATGGTTTCCTGGCCGCAGACGGCGATAATCCCCAGCATGGAGGACAGGTTCGCCGCCCCGGATTCCCGCAGGCGCTGCTGGGCGCAGTGGGCCAGGGCGGCGAGGCGCTGGGCTCCTGCCATTTCGCTGGCAATCTTGATGCTCAGCACCACATCCATGGCGGCGTCGTCGTCCGCGCTGATCACGGCCAGGCGCAGCCGCTCATACCGGTCCTGCCACAGGCCCACGTAGTTGTCGACGAACTCGCGGCAGGACGCCGCGCCCAGCAGATCAGTGAGGTCCACCAGGGTATCGCGGGTCACGAGATCCGGGGCGTGCTCGGCGGTGGCCATCATCGCCCGTGTCCGGTGCGGAGAGGCAGATTATTCAGGAAGGCTGCTTTCCTACCGGAACGCTGTCCGGCGCTGGGGGATTCAGCGGAAGATGCGGGAGCCATGGGGGTTCCTCCGCTCGTTGGGCCGCCACGGGGCGGCGGTGCTGGTCTGGTGCTTAAGACAATGCCAGCGCCACCTCAGGAAGTTCCCCCGGGTAGGCGCAAGATCGGGGAAAGATTCGAGGAGAGGGTTGAATACCCAAGTAACTAGCGTTCGACGTGCGCCGTTGCTCGGGGGCGGGTGCGCCAGGCGTAGATGATGATGCAGCCCAGGGTCGCTCCCAGTGAATTGGCGGTGACGTCATAAATAGTCGCAAAACGGTTGGGCAGCAGCGCCGCCTGCGCCGCTTCGATGGTGCAGGAGGCGGCAATGCCGACGACGGCGGCCAGCCAGGTGCGGTCCTTCTCCAGCCATGCGGCGCCGATCACCCCGAAGGGAACAAACATCAGCACATTGGCGACGGTCTCCACGAAGTTGTAGTTGATCCACCCGGGCACGCCGGCGCCGTGCAGCCTGCGCAGGATGAGCTTTAGCGTTCCGGCGGAGTTCTGGTCCACGGGGGAGGGCCAAAACACCACCAGCGCTAGTACCCCTATGTAGAGGAGGAAAAGCACCGCGAGGGTCCGCCGCTGCCGGACTCTCCGGGAAGGGATCTCAAGTACCGGTCCTGTCACCGGTACCTGCGTTCCCAGGCCAGCAGCGCGTTCACCGCGGGGGTGAGCTGGTGGACCATCCGGTCATACACGTTGTCGCTGCGGCGGTAGGGGTCCACGACGTCGTCCTCCTCCGGGCAGCCCCGGAGCCACTTCCACGATCTTGCTGCGGTGCGCCCAGCTCAATGCAAGCACCAGGTCCTGGCCAGCGGGGATGCCGGTGCAGACGGTCAGGATGCGGAACGGGGTATTGGTGCTCATGTCCTCGGGCTTCGGATTGCGCGTCTTGGGGACTGCTGGCGCGTGGTTTTCAGTTGTTTTGAACGGCTTAAACCGGCGTCGCGGGTTCTTCCGCGGCTCATTGCGCTGTTGTTGAGGTTACCTTGTGCCGGCCTTGAGCTTTGGCTAAACGTTGCATCAACCCTGCGGGAAGGACACGCCGTTTCTTGAGGACCGGGCGGCAAAGTAATACCCAGCGGCAAGGAAAACCTTCCTAGGCCGAAAAGCTTCAAGCACAACGAACAAGGGGAACACAATGAACAAGATGGCTAAAGGCGCACTGGCAATCGGTGTAGGCGCAGCACTCCTCCTCGGCGGCGGCGGCACCCTCGCCATCTGGAACGACTCCGAGACTACCGCTGCCGGCTCGATTACCGCCGGTGACCTGCAGCTGTCTCCGGTTGTTGGCGGCGATGGCAAATGGACCAACGCTGTTGGCACCGTGGTAGATCTGAACACTTACAAGGTGGTTCCGGGCGACGTCCTGACCTACACCCAGAAACTGAACGTCAAGCTGACCGGTGACCTGATGACAGCCAAGCTGTCGATGACGCAGCCGACCTTCGTCAACGGCGGATTCGCTGCCGCAGACGTGACCGTGGACGTACCCACCCTGAAGAAGGCCGACGGCACGGTAATCCCGTCCGTCCTGAAGCCTGCGGATTCCGGTGACGTCATCGCTTCGGCCAAGTTCACCTTCAACGACCGGATTGACCAGAAACAGAGCAGCGTCAACGCTGCCGCCACCTTCGGAGCCATCACCTTCAAGCTCGACCAGCAGGCGCCGGCTACCAAGCCGTAAAGGCCAAGCAGCACCGGCTAACGCCACCTTGTTCTAACCCCTGGTTGTGCGCGAAGCGCACGCTCCGCGCACAACCTGTTCCCTGGAGATGCAATCCCGTGAAGAGCCTTCGAGCACTGAAAGCGGCAGGACTCATCCTCACCGCCGTCGCGCTCGGGCTGATGACGGTCCAGGGAAGTTACGCACTGTGGAATGTCACAGTAAACACCGCCCCTTCAACCGTCCAGGCCGCGGACTTCAGCATTCTGGTAAACGGTAAGGACATGAGGGGCACGCAGGTGCCGCTCTCCATCGGTGAGCTAACCCCCGGAAAGACCGCCTACGCGGCAATCGAGATTAGAAACAACGTGAATGTCACAGCTGCTTCCCCGCTGCGGCTTGGTTTTGACCTCACCCTGGTGCCAGCGGATAAGTTCGGCGGAAACCTGGTGGTCAAGACTTTCGTGCCGGCTCCCGGCGGCAACTGCCA
Proteins encoded:
- a CDS encoding MBL fold metallo-hydrolase, producing MKLGPHLHRIGNDIVAAYLVDTADGITVIDAGLPGHWKELLAELDAMGRSLADIRGVVLTHGDSDHIGFAERLRRDHGVPVYVHAADAERARGGKKPKLSMGPSRLRVVAGFLLYSMGKSGWRTNYLTVVTEVADGDVLALPGAPRVLSLPGHSPGSIAVHVPAANAVFVGDALTTRSVLTGKIGLQPAPFTDDPELALESLGGLSGVDAVWVLPGHGAPWRGNPAGVQDAVRAAAETEDAGN
- a CDS encoding alternate-type signal peptide domain-containing protein, with the translated sequence MAKGALAIGVGAALLLGGGGTLAIWNDSETTAAGSITAGDLQLSPVVGGDGKWTNAVGTVVDLNTYKVVPGDVLTYTQKLNVKLTGDLMTAKLSMTQPTFVNGGFAAADVTVDVPTLKKADGTVIPSVLKPADSGDVIASAKFTFNDRIDQKQSSVNAAATFGAITFKLDQQAPATKP
- a CDS encoding VanZ family protein; the encoded protein is MTGPVLEIPSRRVRQRRTLAVLFLLYIGVLALVVFWPSPVDQNSAGTLKLILRRLHGAGVPGWINYNFVETVANVLMFVPFGVIGAAWLEKDRTWLAAVVGIAASCTIEAAQAALLPNRFATIYDVTANSLGATLGCIIIYAWRTRPRATAHVER
- a CDS encoding response regulator transcription factor; the protein is METQRVAVIIEDDKDIRDLLNAVLEQSGFKVFTSPNGAEGVEAVRTHNPTVVTLDLGLPDIDGFEVIRQVRLFSDAYIVMLTARAEELDTLMGLEAGADDYITKPFRPRELRARISAMLRRPRGSEENATTAPQPAVPDAAGASAESTTPTAPAAAAPVQTEITEAGHFRHNGLSLDFGSRTTEVDGTPVELTRTEFELLHAVLESGRRVRTKTDLVRRLRGDEYDAGGFISEADERTVEVHVGNVRRKLGDDSRSPRWLETVRGVGYRLAPAR
- a CDS encoding TetR/AcrR family transcriptional regulator; this encodes MANVNSHDERTPVPTPERTSLAEIVAAGCSILESEGLSRVTMQAVAQRVGVRAPSLYKRVKDRDTLIELIAKSTVDELADRLASAEPTLAGMARTYRGFAQDNPEGFRLILFTVGDPAAPERISAPLLRVTEDLVGCAQALDAARLVTAWATGFISMELAGAFRLDGDLERAFSYGLERLTAALTPTN
- a CDS encoding sensor histidine kinase, which codes for MSRLSARMLASLRSGRDFHELSLAQRVRISQAPLVITVALLCLIFATLLPEILTRPLFQTGLALLAVITVATAVVPWDRLWYPSYWILPILDFAAIGFLYAGSIGLAMGIYLLAIFPVFWLSWSRVSAAGARILSFIGPLAIVWNPVFASEFPVTGQRLAAPILGPLVTLAVAVTVTVMRRDMADQQAALAAKDEQLENALRQSTERSELLDGVLNAIDVGVLVVGATGAAVHKNSAMEGLDDRLRPPGRKHTQEADLLFFAADRTTALPPDRRPIARAKQGESFQDVLLWAGPPENQVALSCSARILRNEYGFHGAVIAFHDITALADALRAKDDFVSSVSHELRTPLTSIMGYLDLAQDEAEDLGLTGTIPHAISVAQRNSERLLLLVSDLLAAASGSVSVDAQPVAVAELISTSLRAAAPRAAAAGVELTTSCAPALAVQADPVRLAQVLDNLLSNAIKYSPDGGTVTVSAWTDGTCTCLEVRDTGMGMSEQDQKELFTKFFRTGAVRQAGIPGAGLGLAISKNIVEAHGGTITLVSEPGVGSAFTVSLPHAPSLTPITAL